One region of Asterias rubens chromosome 5, eAstRub1.3, whole genome shotgun sequence genomic DNA includes:
- the LOC117289874 gene encoding thyrotropin-releasing hormone receptor-like, protein MFNNTSWPGDFPGDVSEDDECSLLPVLNLTSEKAAKPYLLNSSTNMTVLATMFIILAVGVPGNLAFIYLIYRVKHMRNATNMYLTSLAVVDLAFLSITIFTYYFYFTSPVRTHLTTAKIVGCIGAFCMPYVTYFVSVANVTLVSLDKYNAICSPIKYIQRRNKARASKLIVGSWISGVGLAALVMLRYGKLDMYCAVWPDKKRYRNLPVVLGYCVPVSFAGLVIGHLVEVIVFILALVSNMIMYTRIIIRLSARIDNKKLQQQTLSSQALQVRNQVARLLIANGVVFFLCQTPFQAVSLAFVIGEAIGTPRNVLYRKLVLPLSIGHMLVFLNSAINPIIYNLASSHYRKAFKEVLCVSSRRKKPRPLGPSLQLHGIDNECFEDREQAEGLGLSPSMTKL, encoded by the coding sequence ATGTTTAATAATACCTCATGGCCTGGAGATTTTCCTGGAGATGTTTCTGAAGATGATGAGTGCAGCTTGCTCCCAGTGCTGAACTTGACTTCGGAGAAAGCTGCTAAGCCATATCTTCTGAACTCGTCTACCAACATGACTGTCCTAGCGACTATGTTCATCATACTGGCAGTCGGCGTGCCAGGAAACCTTGCCTTCATCTATCTGATCTATCGCGTCAAGCATATGCGGAATGCTACCAACATGTACCTGACCAGCTTGGCTGTGGTAGACTTAGCCTTCTTGTCTATCACCATTTTTACCTACTACTTCTATTTTACCAGCCCGGTACGAACTCATCTGACCACTGCCAAGATAGTGGGATGTATCGGTGCGTTTTGTATGCCGTACGTCACCTACTTCGTCTCGGTGGCCAACGTGACGCTGGTTTCCTTAGACAAGTACAACGCTATTTGCAGCCCGATTAAGTACATTCAAAGACGAAACAAGGCTCGTGCGTCCAAGTTAATCGTAGGAAGCTGGATCAGTGGCGTGGGTCTTGCAGCACTTGTTATGCTCCGCTACGGGAAACTTGACATGTATTGTGCCGTGTGGCCAGACAAGAAAAGGTACCGAAATCTCCCGGTTGTTCTCGGATACTGCGTACCGGTCTCCTTTGCTGGACTCGTAATCGGTCATCTAGTCGAGGTGATTGTCTTCATACTCGCTCTAGTGTCCAATATGATCATGTACACCCGGATTATTATTCGTCTCAGCGCCCGAATCGACAATAAGAAGCTTCAACAGCAGACCTTGTCGAGTCAGGCACTCCAGGTACGTAACCAAGTGGCTAGACTACTGATTGCTAATGGGGTAGTGTTCTTCTTATGCCAGACACCATTCCAGGCCGTCTCTCTCGCTTTCGTCATCGGAGAGGCCATTGGCACACCTAGAAATGTCTTATACCGGAAACTGGTCCTCCCTCTAAGCATCGGTCATATGCTTGTGTTTCTGAATTCAGCCATAAACCCCATCATCTACAACCTCGCAAGTAGTCATTACCGTAAGGCTTTCAAGGAGGTACTCTGTGTTAGTAGCAGGAGAAAGAAGCCACGGCCGCTGGGTCCAAGCCTTCAACTGCATGGTATTGACAATGAATGCTTTGAGGACAGGGAGCAAGCTGAGGGGTTGGGTTTATCACCCAGCATGACAAAACTTTAA
- the LOC117290673 gene encoding orexin receptor type 2-like has product MVVDTSHLNCSDLDQLNLTDVARASTYLISPGARTLALAVQLTAFAIGVPGNLSFLVSVARVPYMRTITNYFLVSLSIADLTFLLFTVTSYLLYLTAPVRSHIHSLVNLSCPVSFSIPFLTYFASVGTIWLVSAERYSAICRPLKHIAAHTKKRAVKLILATWAVSCGLSALAVLQYVSPDKFCVTWPDSDDDKFSGLPDIIGFCLPLAPWAIVVGNLTASLPFLVALISNMIMYIQIIRTLSTRPVTTPNSSPEDGKQGMSAKARVVRNQVARMLIINGSVFFFCQLPYAVINLIYVGSYVRGLTFLQINELQNSLRIFSHSLLFINSAINPIIYYAICPSYRRAVRIALTSNTHSTEVS; this is encoded by the coding sequence ATGGTGGTTGACACGAGTCATTTGAACTGCTCCGATCTTGACCAACTCAACCTCACTGATGTTGCCAGGGCATCCACGTATCTCATCAGCCCTGGGGCTCGAACGCTGGCCCTGGCTGTCCAGCTCACTGCCTTTGCAATTGGTGTACCGGGTAACTTATCTTTCTTGGTGTCCGTGGCAAGGGTGCCATACATGAGAACCATTACCAACTACTTCTTGGTCAGTTTATCCATTGCTGATTTGACTTTCCTGTTGTTCACCGTCACATCGTATCTCTTGTACCTCACTGCACCAGTGCGTAGTCACATCCACTCACTGGTGAACCTGAGCTGTCCTGTTTCATTCTCCATACCGTTTCTAACCTATTTCGCCTCCGTTGGAACCATATGGCTGGTTTCTGCAGAGCGGTACTCTGCCATTTGCCGGCCCCTCAAGCACATAGCAGCGCACACCAAGAAAAGAGCTGTCAAACTAATCCTAGCGACATGGGCGGTGAGCTGCGGCCTGAGCGCCCTTGCCGTGTTGCAGTACGTCTCGCCGGACAAGTTCTGCGTGACATGGCCGGACAGCGACGACGATAAATTCTCCGGCCTACCAGATATCATCGGCTTCTGCCTCCCGCTAGCTCCATGGGCTATCGTGGTGGGGAACCTGACCGCTTCATTGCCGTTTCTTGTTGCACTCATATCCAATATGATTATGTACATCCAGATCATACGGACACTTAGTACACGTCCCGTTACCACACCGAATTCCTCCCCCGAGGATGGAAAGCAAGGGATGTCTGCTAAGGCCCGGGTGGTTCGCAACCAGGTCGCCCGCATGCTCATCATCAACGGATCAGTGTTTTTCTTCTGCCAGCTCCCATATGCTGTTATCAATCTTATCTACGTTGGCAGCTATGTTCGAGGTTTGACGTTTCTGCAGATCAACGAACTGCAGAATAGTTTGCGCATTTTCAGTCACAGTCTCCTGTTTATCAATTCGGCGATCAATCCCATCATTTACTACGCGATATGTCCGTCTTACCGCCGAGCAGTCCGTATTGCTCTCACTAGCAACACACACAGTACAGAGGTGTCTTAA